The following DNA comes from Candidatus Methylacidiphilum fumarolicum.
TCAAGTCAACTTCCAAGAAATCTTGGAAGCCTACAACCCCTACTGGCTCAAAACTCATTATCATCCTCAGCTTCTTCGACTTCTACTTCTTCATCTGCTTCCTCGGCACCATCTGGTAGCACCCAGGCAATCTCCATGCCCGAAACTATTGTTTCGACAACCAGTGAATCTGTCTTGCCAAGCGAATACGAAATCAATTCCGTCTACGGCATGCCGACAAATATTATTGATACTCCAAGAAGTGTCCAAGTTATTACCAAGCAAGAAATTGAGCAATCCGCTTTCGTTACACAAAATGTGATGTCGCTAATGTATATGGCCCCAGGACTTTATATGGGAACTACCTTTGGAGAATTCTCAGTCCCCAATATCCGCGGCATGCCAGCCAACAAATACATCAACGGGATGCTTTCCTTCCTGCCTGGCACAGGCTATGAAGGTGGTCCCATGAATATGAACGACTTTGATCAGATCAACATTGTGCAAGGCCCCACCATGCCTAGCCTCCTTTCGATACGAGCTGCTGGAGGCTATCTTGATATCCAAACCAAACGACCCTATTTTGATACTTTTCACGGCTATGCGACTGTGTGGGAGGGTATGTACGATCAAAACGTTTGGCAGGCCGATGTGGGAGGCCCCATCAATGACAAGCTTGCCTTTCGGTTCAGCTATCTGGGTGACTACTCGGGTAACTACTATTATAATGATTATCTTCACAATGAGGCCTTTTATGGGGCATTGAGCTTCCGTCCTTACGACAACTACGAGATCTTCTTCAATAATTCGTTCTACACAGAAGGCTATAACGAAATTGGTGGAATTAACCGACCTACTCAAGAGCTTATTTCCGACCATGAATATCTTTCTGCTTTTATACCGAACGTATTTCTAGGCCCACCAGTATTGGTTGATCACCATAAGGTCAACTATAATATTGGACCGGAGTTGTATAACTATGGGGTTTCTGTCCTACCAAAGTATTATAACACTATTCATTTTGTTCCTTTATCAGCAATTGGTGGCTATCGGGCAAATCTTTTAAATCCTGGCTCTGGAGGATTTGTAGTCAGTGAGAGAGGCCAGATTATCCAAAGGATTAACATCGACGATGGATTTCAGATCATCAACAATAGCAACTTTGAGTGGTTCACCTATAACTACCAAAATTTTACGCCTTATAATATCTATACCCCTGGCTCTTGGGTAGGACAAAACAACACGTCAATCCTCCTTAACTTCGACACTCCTATCGGAGGTGACAAGGAAACACTAGCAGAAGAAAAAGGGGATCAGAGCGATCAAAAAAATCTTCCCCTAAAAAAGAAGCAACCGTTCCGGATCCACCATACCGTTAATACAGGATTTGAAGTCGATTATGCCAATATGATTGTCTACGAGGGCGACTTCGAACAGACTTTTAATCCATGGAATATGGGTCCTTTGGCGGATGCGGTCTACCCTTCCTATTTTCAGTATAATTTGCCTGGTAGACCTTGGTTTACCAAATACCTCTATCAGGACGTCCCGATTCCTGGCCGTCCTGGTCAGGTGTTTAATCCAGGCAATTTTAGTTCGACTGATTCAGAGACCTGGTACTTGCGACCTTACTGGCAGCATCAGATAGACTTTGGGGAACACTTTTCGATTTTCATGGGAGCAAGTGTCTTGAGCCTTATGGGTACGGCTCAGAATCCAGTAGGGACACCCAGCACCTACTATGACTTTGGCGAGGCGCTCCATCCTACTGGACACTACTTTTCTACTGTTATCCCTAACTTTGACTTCAGCCCTCGTTGGAAGCCGAATGAGTGGACAACTGTCTATTTTGATTTTCAACAGGCCTATTTAGCTGAAACTGGAGCTTTTTACGGCCTTTCCCCCTTGACAAGCAACTTCGATCTTCACCTCCATCAGCGACTCTTCAGCGGAGGGGTCAACTTCAGCCTGCTCAATGGCAAGCTGAACATTTTGACTGCAGCCTTCGATCAGTTGTTTCAAGAATTAGAATCTTTCAAGAAGGTCCTTCTTGTTCCGGTGCCAATCGATGTGGTTGGAGCCACAATGCAAGTTGTCTATCAGCCGGATCGTCATTTATGGCTTGTAGCCAATGCCTCGTATATCCAGGGTACATTCGACTATGGTCCACCCCTAACCACAGGTCCGAGCATGGATCAGCCTTATCCAAGCAATTATGTTCTTCTCAATCCAGCGAAATATCCATTCGACTTATTTGGATATTTTCCATTTGGGACATATAACTATGTTGGCTGGCCTAATTTCCAAACCTCGTTCATGGCGACCTATACATTGGATTCTGGGATCGGTTTTTTTGCATCCTTTAACGCTACAAGCCCACAATATCTCGCCTATGATTACCAAGTGAGGATTCCTTGGCAGTATACGCTTAACCTTGGAATTAGTTACACGAGTCCTGACAAACATTGGACAGCCCGTGTATGGTTTTGGAACGTCACTGATCAGCACAACTGGATGACATCCGGTAGTGGATTTGCGACTTCCTTCAACAATTATGACGAGCTCATGGTTTCTTGGCCATTTTGGATCCAAGGTCAAGTGAGTTACCAATTTTAGTTGGAAAAGGTGTACAATGATTTCATACAGATCCCTAATTCGGTGGTTGGTTCAGTGTTTTCTTTTTGCTATTCCTCTTGGAGTAGTATTCCCCAAGCAGGTGACGAAGCCCACTTCCATGGGATGGCAGCTACAGTTCATCCTTGGAGCTAATGGAGAGGGTAAACAGGCTCAGGCTCTTTTGAATTCTGGCCATCCGGCAGAGGCTGAGAAAGCAGCGGAAGCGGATCTTCATACGATGATGGCGAGAGCTAGCTTTGGCTCATTCAGTCTTCTACTTCCCTATAACAATCTTGGAGTGGTCTATGCGACCGAAGGCAAATACTCCGAAGCTCATAAGATGTTTGCTCGGGCTATTGGTCTTGGGCGTGCTGCGGTAAGCCAGGGAGAGATGACCAGTGGATATAGCGCAGGTTCTACTTACCGCCAAGCGGGAGCTGGGGGAGGCAAAGGGGTTGAGGTGCAAAAAAAACTGCTGGCTCTCTGTCTTATGAATAATGCCGCTACCTTTCGGATGGAAGGAAAAATGACTGAGGCAATATCTTTAGAACACCAGGCACATAAGCTCGATCCAAACTTACCGTTGCCAGCTTCCGATCGCTAGTTTCATTCAGATTCATACCATATCGGAAATGCCTATGGGTGGTTCTTCTTCCTTATGAATCTACCGATTACTCAACAGCTGGACCTGTAAAAGAAAATAACAACAAGACAGGCACTTTCTATAGCCCTTCTGGTAGATCAAGTGATCTCTCAGCCGAGGAAATACGTGGTTGGTTGACTTTGCTGATTTAGTTTCTAGCGATAGTTAAAACGGCTATTTCCTGAGCTCTGCCCTCTTTTTTCAAGACTTCCGCGCATGCTTCAACCGTTGCCCCTGTAAACATTATATCGTCTATAATCAATAAGTTCTTAGCTGATAAGTCAAAGCCCCTTTTCAGTCTAAAGCTATCTCTTATGTTAATGCTTTTCTCTAGTAAAGAAAGGCCTGTTTGTTGCTGACTAAACTTGACTCTTTTCAATGCTGGTAAGTACTCTAACTGTTGACGGCGGCAAAGAGATAGGGCAAGTTCTTCAGCCAAATTAAAGCCTCTTTTTCTAAATTTCTTAGGATGCAATGGAACTGGGACCACTCCATGGCAACGCCAGCCAGCAATGTATTTTTTGTAGCCTTTTTCTAGCCATTCTTCAAGGATACCAATAAGGTGGTATTCGTTGTGGTATTTCACCCGTTGAATCACTTCTTGGACTAGCCCACTGAAGACAAATCCTGCTCTTGCAAAAAGAAAAGATCTAGGTTGGGTCGAGCAAATTTTGCAGTTTTTAAGATAGGGTAATTCTTTAGGAAAGGGTAGGCAACAATGATAACAAAAGGGAGGATCAAGAGGGTAGATAGATAGGTTGGGAAGCTTGGGTGGTGGATAAATTAAAGAAAGAAAACATTGAGCTTCCCTTTGGATTTCCCATAGTATTTTCTGTAAAAGATCCATAATATAGCAGAAAAAACTGCCAGTATGACACTTTCTTTACTGTCAGACAGTAGCCTTTCAGGTTCTATCCAGCTTTGGGAATGTACTAAAAAAACAATGCCCCCATGGATACCAATAGGCTGCCATATGTTTTTCCCGTTTATATAGGCTACTCCCAAAAGGATGCCGAGCAAAAATAAAATGAGTCCTTGGATAGAAATCCATTCTAGGCGTAGGACTGGTTGAAACATCTCCAGTAGGACTTGGAAACCACTTCCCAGGGTGGGATGGAAATCAGGATAATTTTGCGGTTTATTATTCAAAAAATGGGAAAGAGAGAAAACCCCAGCACTGGCAACAAGAGCAGGCAGCTCTCCAATGGATCTCATAAAAACTCCAAGCAGTATTCCTCTCATCATTACCTCTTCGATAATGGCAACTGCGGCCGCTTTGGAGAAAATTTTGAGACTATCCTCTATGGAACCTGTAGCGTGTGGAAAACGAATGATTTTGCCAAGGATTTCTGGTTCTATAACAAAAGAAAAGCCTACTATCCCTATGGCCCATCCTAAGCCATACAAAAGGGGTCTAAAGACTGGTCTTTTAAAACCTATATCTGCCCAGTGGTAAATGCCAAGATGCTTTCGAAAAAGAAAAACTACTGCCAGCAAAATGATTTCAAGGAGTCTGTGATAAAAACGAATAAAAGAAAGAGGGCCGCTTATCGAAAAAAAAAGAAGATAGGCGAAAGGACTTATGGCTGATGCAAAGATAAAAGAAAAAAAAATCAGGAACAATAAAAAAACCACCTCGATAAGGTAAAAGAAAAATGAAAGGACTTTAAAGAAAAAAGAGAAAGGAACCGTTTCCTCTTTTTTCTAGGGCTTTTCTATCCACTGGCCTATTTTCCTATAACGGAGGTATCTTTTTTCTAACAGTTCCTTAGGGCTTAGGGCTTTTAAAGCTTTTATATTTGAAAGAATATACTCCTTAAGGATTTCGGTGGCTTGATCCCAGTCCCAGTGAGCAGCTCCTTTAGGCTCAGGAATGATCTGGTCTATAATCCCAAGTTCAAGAAGCTCTTGAGCAGTTAGTTTAAGTAATTTTGCGGCTTGTGGAGCATGCTTTTTGTCTTTCCACAGAATAGCTGCACATCCTTCAGGAGAGATCACCGAATAATAGGCATTTTCCATCATCAAAATTCTGTCAGCAACCCCTATACCTAAAGCTCCACCGCTTCCTCCCTCGCCTATAACAACCGAAACAATGGGCACAGTGAAGCCTGACATTTCCATAAGATTGGTAGCGATAGCCGCTCCAACATGCCTTTCTTCTGATCCAATTCCAGGGTAAGCTCCAGCCGTGTCAATGAATGTAATAATAGGAAGATGAAACTTATTGGCAAGTTTCATCAGTCTTAAGGCTTTTCTATAACCTTCGGGAAGAGGACAACCGAAATTCCTGGCTAGGTTTTCTTTGAGTGTTCTTCCTTTCATTTGTCCTATTGCCATTGCTTTTATTCCATCAATAGTCAGGAAGCCCCCGACGATAGATAAATCGTTACCAAAGAGTCTGTCTCCATTGAGTTCAAAAAAATCGGAGGATAGCCTTTTGATGTAATCTAGAAAATAGGGTCTTTTAGGATGGCGGGCAATTTGAACCCTTTGCCATGGGCTTAGACTAGAATAAATCGTTTTTTTTAGTTCTTCGAGTTTGGTGTTTAGAATGTTTCTTTGTTTTTCTAATTCTTCAGCGGATAAACCATTGTTGGTCTTTAACCGCTCAATTTGTTCTATTACTTCAACAATGGGCTTTTCGAAATCCAAATAGCCGTTAGAATGCATAGAAGGATAGATTTATTTTGTTGCAAACAAACAGTAAAAAAATTTCAAATGTAGTTATATTTTATCATGTCTTTTCAGAGAATCTAGAACAATATATGGAACAGAAGGCACTGTTTCGCTTTGCTATCGTGGTTAGTTCCTATCACAAGGAATATACCAGTCGGCTTGTCGAGTCAGCTCTGGATATACTTCAGGGACACAAAGTCGATGTCTTTTGGGTGCCGGGGGCATTCGAAATTCCCCTGCAGGCCCAAAGACTTGCCCGCAAAAAAATTTATGACTGCATTCTCTGTTTTGGGATCGTCTGGCAAGGAAAGACGGCACATGCGGCTGAAATCCTGCGAGCTTGTACTGACGCTTTGATGAGGATAGGGCTTGAAAACGATCTCCCAATCATTCACGAAGTGCTTTCGATACGTACTCAATCCCAGGCTAAAGCACGAACAATGGGCAAGCTCAACCGAGGAATAGAAGGAGCAAAAACGGCCTTGGAAGTATTGTCACTGAAATTTGACAACACGGAAGCATAGTTTCAGTTTTAAAGATATTGAAAGTCACGATCAGGTCTGCTTATTAAATAACCAGCCCATTTCTTTTCCCTTGAAGAGATTACCTTCTCATTGCCCTCAACTTCCTTTTTTTATCTCCCTTATGTTTGCTTCCATTTTCTATTTAATTTTTTATGCCTTCTTTTTCAGTGTTATTTTTTCTTCTTTAGAAGTATTCTAACATTTCCATTTATTTTCTCGTGTTTTTTTATGTCGGCCAAAAGAGGATTATGTTGTTTTTATGGGAATTAAATAGCATATTATGATCCCTTATCTGGCAATCTTCTGCTATCATTTTAACTAAATCTTAAGGGAATGGTTCTTCTAATGACAAGCAGGCGTAAAATTCGAGAACTTATTATTCAATTTCTTTATCAGTGGGAAATGAACAAAGAGAGTCCTTTTGAACAGATACTTAGCCTTTTTTGGGATGTTGCAGAGATAAAGGAGGAGGATAAAAAAGTTGTAGAAGAATGGATTAGAGATATTGTAAAAAGAAAAAAAACGATAGAAGAAAAGATCAACAGTTATATCAAAAACTGGAGTCTCGACCGGCTAGCTATTGTGGATAAGTGCATTCTCATGCTAGGAATCTATGAGATTCTTTACAGAAAAGATATTCCTCCCGCAGTAACTATTAACGAATCTGTTGAAATTGCCAAAAAATATAGTACAGAGGCATCTGGAAAATTTGTCAATGGGGTACTTGATGCGATCCGAAAGGAGTCTGGTAGACAAGCTTGGATAACAAGTAGCTAAACGGTATGGATAATGGGATGAAGTTATGTCATTTTGGAAAAACTTAGTAGGAAAATTTACAACGCTTATTGGTCAAAAAGAACTGGTAGATTGGGAAGCTATACTAATCGAATCAGACTTAGGGATAAATCTATCTCAAAAGCTTTATAGCTTGCTTGAAAAAGAAAAATTATTGACTAGAACTGATTTAGCTGAAAGAAGAATCCGTAAAGAGCTTATCGCTATTCTTGGAAACGACAGCCTTTCTTTTCCTATTGGCCAGCCAGGAGTCATTCTTCTTGTAGGGGTTAATGGAGGGGGTAAAACGACTACTGCGGCAAAACTCGCATATAAGTTCAAGAGCGAAGGAAAAAAAGTCTATTTAGCTGCCTGTGATACCTTTAGAGCTGCAGCAACCGAACAGCTGAAAATTTGGGCTGACAAGCTTGAGCTACCAGTCATCTCAGCAAGAGAGGGTGTAGATGCTGCCAGTGTTGCTTTTAGAGCTTTTAGCCAAGCATCCCAATCTCAAGCTGATTATTTGATTGTAGATACGGCTGGTAGACAAGCGAACAAGAAAAATCTCATGTTAGAATTAGGGAAAATTAAAAAGACATTAGAAAAAGCATCTGGCCAGATTCCGCTTTTTGTTTTATTGGTTGTCGATGGGACTTCTGGATCTAATGTCTTAATTCAAGCCAGAGAATTTCACGAGGCTTTAGGACTAAGCGCCATGGTTGTAACCAAACTCGATAGTTCTGCTAAAGGAGGAATGATTGCTGCTGTTAAATATGAACTAGGTATTCCAACCTTGTTTATTGGTCGTGGAGAAAATCTAGAGGCTTTGGAAGCATTTAGTCCGGAGGGTTTTATTGAAGAGTTTTTCTCTCGATGATCGTTACTGGATGCAAGAAGCCTTTAAACTGGCTCTTTTAGGGGAAGGTTTGACTAGCCCTAATCCCTCTGTGGGCGCTGTGATTGTTAAGAATGGGATAATCATTGGAAAGGGTTATCATAAAAAAGCTGGAGCTCCTCATGCAGAAATCGAAGCTATAGAAGATGCCAAGAGGCATGGCTACTCAGTCAGCGGCTCTACTTTGTATGTAACCCTGGAGCCTTGTACATGCTGGGGGAAAACCCCTCCCTGCAGTTTGCGAATTATTGAAGAGAAAATAAGTCGGGTTGTGGCTGGTTCTCCAGATCCCAATCCAAAAAATAAGCCGAGAGCCATGGAGCTTTTTCGTGCTCAGGGGATCGATTTTTCATGGGAGATCCATTCAGAGGCAATTTTTCTTAATCGAGGATTTTATCATTGGATTGTAACTGGAAAACCCTGGGTGATAGGTAAGATGGCTATGGCTATTGATGGAAGCTTTTCTGCTGGGATTGGAGATGAGAAATGGATTTCAGGGCTTCCGGCACGAACCGTTGCTCATACACTAAGGATGATTTCTGACGGTATTTTAATTGGAGCCCAGACAGCCAGGCATGATAACCCTCTGTTGACTATCCGGCATGTAGATAAAAAATATAAAGTCCAACCTTGGAGAGCTATTGTGAGCCTTTCGGGAAGGCTGCCGAAAGAACTTTTTCTTTTTACTGATTCTTTTAAAGAAAGAACATTACTCTTTGTTAGAGTTCCTTTAGAGATGGTTTTAGAAGAGTTGGGTTCAAGGACCGTTACAACTTTACTTGTGGAAGGAGGAAAAACGATTTTTCAGGCTTTCCTTTCTAAAGGACTCATTCATGAGGTGGCGTTTTTTCTTTCTCCACTGATTATAGGCAAAGCCCATCACACCGAATGGGGCAATTCTTTGATTGAATCAAAGGCTTTGTCTAGTCCTATTCCTTTGATCTATCCATCTTGGGAAAATTTAAAAGGGGATATTTATTGTCGTGGACTTTTATTAAAGGGTGCTCAGTTCCTTGAAGAGATTCGCAATCAAGTTATTAATCTAGCTAATGTATGAATACAGTTAATAAACCAAACGCTAGGTTATCCTATAAAATTGGGCGTGTGTTACTTTCAGAGGAAAAAATTCAAAAGAGAATCCTCGAACTCTCTGCAGAAATTCGAGAAGCATATCGAAAAAGGCCTTTTATGATTTTAGGGCTTTTGAATGGTTCACTCTTTTTTGTTGCAGATCTCCTTAAGAATTTACCGTTACGGACAGAAGTCGAGTTTTTACAGCTTAAAAGCTATGCTGGAACAGTTTCCACAGGATGTATTCAAGGACTAGAATGGATAGACAAAAAAAAATTTGAAGCTAAAAATATTCTTGTCATAGACGATATCCTTGATTCAGGCCAGACATTAAGTGCGGTTAAAGAAAAACTCTATGATTCAG
Coding sequences within:
- a CDS encoding TonB-dependent receptor plug domain-containing protein, translating into MTVYQVFAIIGYATIFMSISIPVLCYAGEELPTTRSSPLLSDNSSNDPLLLGGGPESWDTPQHDSNILSPSSVYGGSSQLPRNLGSLQPLLAQNSLSSSASSTSTSSSASSAPSGSTQAISMPETIVSTTSESVLPSEYEINSVYGMPTNIIDTPRSVQVITKQEIEQSAFVTQNVMSLMYMAPGLYMGTTFGEFSVPNIRGMPANKYINGMLSFLPGTGYEGGPMNMNDFDQINIVQGPTMPSLLSIRAAGGYLDIQTKRPYFDTFHGYATVWEGMYDQNVWQADVGGPINDKLAFRFSYLGDYSGNYYYNDYLHNEAFYGALSFRPYDNYEIFFNNSFYTEGYNEIGGINRPTQELISDHEYLSAFIPNVFLGPPVLVDHHKVNYNIGPELYNYGVSVLPKYYNTIHFVPLSAIGGYRANLLNPGSGGFVVSERGQIIQRINIDDGFQIINNSNFEWFTYNYQNFTPYNIYTPGSWVGQNNTSILLNFDTPIGGDKETLAEEKGDQSDQKNLPLKKKQPFRIHHTVNTGFEVDYANMIVYEGDFEQTFNPWNMGPLADAVYPSYFQYNLPGRPWFTKYLYQDVPIPGRPGQVFNPGNFSSTDSETWYLRPYWQHQIDFGEHFSIFMGASVLSLMGTAQNPVGTPSTYYDFGEALHPTGHYFSTVIPNFDFSPRWKPNEWTTVYFDFQQAYLAETGAFYGLSPLTSNFDLHLHQRLFSGGVNFSLLNGKLNILTAAFDQLFQELESFKKVLLVPVPIDVVGATMQVVYQPDRHLWLVANASYIQGTFDYGPPLTTGPSMDQPYPSNYVLLNPAKYPFDLFGYFPFGTYNYVGWPNFQTSFMATYTLDSGIGFFASFNATSPQYLAYDYQVRIPWQYTLNLGISYTSPDKHWTARVWFWNVTDQHNWMTSGSGFATSFNNYDELMVSWPFWIQGQVSYQF
- a CDS encoding ComF family protein; the protein is MDLLQKILWEIQREAQCFLSLIYPPPKLPNLSIYPLDPPFCYHCCLPFPKELPYLKNCKICSTQPRSFLFARAGFVFSGLVQEVIQRVKYHNEYHLIGILEEWLEKGYKKYIAGWRCHGVVPVPLHPKKFRKRGFNLAEELALSLCRRQQLEYLPALKRVKFSQQQTGLSLLEKSINIRDSFRLKRGFDLSAKNLLIIDDIMFTGATVEACAEVLKKEGRAQEIAVLTIARN
- a CDS encoding CPBP family intramembrane glutamic endopeptidase, coding for MFLIFFSFIFASAISPFAYLLFFSISGPLSFIRFYHRLLEIILLAVVFLFRKHLGIYHWADIGFKRPVFRPLLYGLGWAIGIVGFSFVIEPEILGKIIRFPHATGSIEDSLKIFSKAAAVAIIEEVMMRGILLGVFMRSIGELPALVASAGVFSLSHFLNNKPQNYPDFHPTLGSGFQVLLEMFQPVLRLEWISIQGLILFLLGILLGVAYINGKNIWQPIGIHGGIVFLVHSQSWIEPERLLSDSKESVILAVFSAILWIFYRKYYGKSKGKLNVFFL
- a CDS encoding acetyl-CoA carboxylase carboxyltransferase subunit alpha, which encodes MHSNGYLDFEKPIVEVIEQIERLKTNNGLSAEELEKQRNILNTKLEELKKTIYSSLSPWQRVQIARHPKRPYFLDYIKRLSSDFFELNGDRLFGNDLSIVGGFLTIDGIKAMAIGQMKGRTLKENLARNFGCPLPEGYRKALRLMKLANKFHLPIITFIDTAGAYPGIGSEERHVGAAIATNLMEMSGFTVPIVSVVIGEGGSGGALGIGVADRILMMENAYYSVISPEGCAAILWKDKKHAPQAAKLLKLTAQELLELGIIDQIIPEPKGAAHWDWDQATEILKEYILSNIKALKALSPKELLEKRYLRYRKIGQWIEKP
- the ribH gene encoding 6,7-dimethyl-8-ribityllumazine synthase produces the protein MEQKALFRFAIVVSSYHKEYTSRLVESALDILQGHKVDVFWVPGAFEIPLQAQRLARKKIYDCILCFGIVWQGKTAHAAEILRACTDALMRIGLENDLPIIHEVLSIRTQSQAKARTMGKLNRGIEGAKTALEVLSLKFDNTEA
- the nusB gene encoding transcription antitermination factor NusB, whose translation is MVLLMTSRRKIRELIIQFLYQWEMNKESPFEQILSLFWDVAEIKEEDKKVVEEWIRDIVKRKKTIEEKINSYIKNWSLDRLAIVDKCILMLGIYEILYRKDIPPAVTINESVEIAKKYSTEASGKFVNGVLDAIRKESGRQAWITSS
- the ftsY gene encoding signal recognition particle-docking protein FtsY, translated to MSFWKNLVGKFTTLIGQKELVDWEAILIESDLGINLSQKLYSLLEKEKLLTRTDLAERRIRKELIAILGNDSLSFPIGQPGVILLVGVNGGGKTTTAAKLAYKFKSEGKKVYLAACDTFRAAATEQLKIWADKLELPVISAREGVDAASVAFRAFSQASQSQADYLIVDTAGRQANKKNLMLELGKIKKTLEKASGQIPLFVLLVVDGTSGSNVLIQAREFHEALGLSAMVVTKLDSSAKGGMIAAVKYELGIPTLFIGRGENLEALEAFSPEGFIEEFFSR
- the ribD gene encoding bifunctional diaminohydroxyphosphoribosylaminopyrimidine deaminase/5-amino-6-(5-phosphoribosylamino)uracil reductase RibD produces the protein MKSFSLDDRYWMQEAFKLALLGEGLTSPNPSVGAVIVKNGIIIGKGYHKKAGAPHAEIEAIEDAKRHGYSVSGSTLYVTLEPCTCWGKTPPCSLRIIEEKISRVVAGSPDPNPKNKPRAMELFRAQGIDFSWEIHSEAIFLNRGFYHWIVTGKPWVIGKMAMAIDGSFSAGIGDEKWISGLPARTVAHTLRMISDGILIGAQTARHDNPLLTIRHVDKKYKVQPWRAIVSLSGRLPKELFLFTDSFKERTLLFVRVPLEMVLEELGSRTVTTLLVEGGKTIFQAFLSKGLIHEVAFFLSPLIIGKAHHTEWGNSLIESKALSSPIPLIYPSWENLKGDIYCRGLLLKGAQFLEEIRNQVINLANV
- the hpt gene encoding hypoxanthine phosphoribosyltransferase, yielding MNTVNKPNARLSYKIGRVLLSEEKIQKRILELSAEIREAYRKRPFMILGLLNGSLFFVADLLKNLPLRTEVEFLQLKSYAGTVSTGCIQGLEWIDKKKFEAKNILVIDDILDSGQTLSAVKEKLYDSGALNVEFCVLLKKLKKEQKPIQPKWVGFEIPDVFVVGYGLDFEGMYRGLKSIRSFSLIQK